GTCTGGTAAGATCATCTCGTAAAGCGAGGTGATCGATGTGGGAAAGGCGAAGAAGAACTACTCACCGCGCTTTCAGTTCCAAGTCGTACTGGAAGCGCTGAAAGGAGATCGTAAAGAGGTGGAGATTGCGCGGGCGTATGGTATTCATCCTACGACCATCTCCAATTGGAAGCGAGAGTTCTTGGAGAAAGGGCCAGAGCTGTTCGGAAAGGACAAGACAATCGCCCAGTACGAAAAGAGAATAAAAGAGCTAGAGCAGCTTTTGGGAAGGAAGGAGGTGGAGATAGCTCTGTTGCGAAATTTTGTGGAGGGCAGCTCGTGACGGAGGACAAGGTGAAACTGGTAGAGGAACACAAAGATGAATACGGGCTCAACACCTGTCTTGCCGCCATCGGGCTGCCGAAGAGTACGTGGTACTACTGGAAAGGCAAGAAAGTATCTTCCAAAGAGAAGTACGCCCATCTCCAGGTCCCCATTCTGGAGGTAGTAGAGGAGA
The Candidatus Bipolaricaulota bacterium genome window above contains:
- a CDS encoding transposase; this encodes MGKAKKNYSPRFQFQVVLEALKGDRKEVEIARAYGIHPTTISNWKREFLEKGPELFGKDKTIAQYEKRIKELEQLLGRKEVEIALLRNFVEGSS